CTCCTCGCCCTCGACCCGGTGATGGCCCAGGCGGTCGGCGCGGGGGATCGGGAGGCGGCGGCGCGGGGGATGCAACGTGGGCTCGCCCTCGCCCTCGTGCTCGGCGTGGTTACGGCGCTGGTCCTCATCCCCGGGGAGGCGGTCTTTCGGTTTGCGCGGCAACCGGCCGAGGTCATCCCGATCGCAGCCGGGTATGCCCGGGGATCCATCCTCGGAGCGGTGCCCTTCTTCCTCTTCATCGTTTTCCGACAATCGCTCCAGGCGATGGGACGCGTGAGCCCGATCTTCTGGACCGCAGTCTTCGGAAATGTCGCGAACGTGTTCCTGAACTGGGTCCTGATCTGGGGCCACCTCGGGGTGCCCCCTCTCGGCGCGGTGGGATCCGCGTGGGCCACCTCGCTCTCTCGCTGGGTGCTGGCAATCGGGCTCCTCGTGGTCGCTTGGCCCCTGCTCGCCCCTCTCCTGCGTCCCTGGCGCGCGGAAGTCGGAAGGATCGCCCCTCTCCTACGAATGCTCTCCATCGGCATTCCGATTGGGATGCAGTTCGTGCTCGAGTTCGGCGCCTTCGCGCTGACCGGCATTCTGATGGGGTGGCTCGGGACGGAGCCGATGGCCGGACATCAGATCGCGCTCAATCTGAGCGTCTTCACCTTCATGGTTCCGATGGGGATCGGGGCGGCCTCGGCCGTCCTGGTGGGGCAGGGGATCGGACGGGGCGACGCTCCGGGGGCGAGGCGGGCGGCGGGGGCGTCCCTTTCGCTCGCCCTCGCCTTCATGTCGGCCGCGGCGCTCGTCTTCCTTTTCTTTCCCGAGCCGCTCGGCCGTCTCTTCACCGGCGATCCCGGGGTGGTGGCGATCGTCGCGGTCCTTCTCCCGATCGCGGGAGTCTTCCAGATCTCCGACGGCCTCCAGGCAGTGGCGGCGGGAGTCCTCCGGGGCGCCGGCGATACACGCGTCCCCATGCTCGCCAACATTCTTGGGTTCTGGCTCGTGGGCTTGCCGGTCTCCGGGTTCCTGGGCTTTGGCCTGGGGTGGGGACCCGCCGGGCTCTGGTGGGGGCTCGCGGCCGGGCTGGCGGCCGTGGCCGCACTCCTTCTCCTCCGGGTCCGCGTCCGATTCCGGCGCGACCTCGAGCGGTTGGCTGTCGAAGGCTGATGGAGAACCAGGAATGATCCGGATCGCGGTTGGCCCGAAGGTGGGATCATGACGGAAGAGCGTTGGATCGAGACGCGGAGGGGCGGGCTCTTTTTCGTGAACGCCCTCCTCATCTTTCCGGAGGTGATGGTTCTCTTTCCCCTACTGACGCGCGTCATCGTCCGGGCGGGAGGCGGCCTCGCGCGGTTAGCACCGATCCTCGACACCTTCCCGACGATCGCTGAGTACCTCCTTCCGCGGATCGGCTGGATCCTCCTCCTTCCGATCGGGCTCGTAGCGTACAACCTGAGCCTGGAGCGGGCGCTCGTTCCCCGGCTCGCCCTCGCCCTCTTTCTTCTGGTCCACCTCGTCTTCCTCGGGTGGACCGTCGCCGTCTGGACCGGTCTTCTTCCTCCCGTGCTCCCCGGTGGACCCCCGCCCCTTGGGTCTCCCTGAGGGTCAGGGCGTTCCGAAATCACCGATGAAGGAGATCTCCGGGACGAGCTCGTGCCCGAGTTGTCGAAGGACCGTTTCGCGGGCGAGATCCACGAGCGCGCATACCTCGGCCGCCGTCGCGCCCCCGAGGTTCACGATGATGTTCGCGTGTTTGTGGAAGATGGCGGCCGCGCCAAAGACCCGCCCCTTGAGTCCACACTCGTCAATAAGGCGCCCGGCGCCGATTCCCTCGAGCTTTCGAAAGATGGATCCGACGCAGGGGTAGAGCCAAAGGTCGGGGTGCCGCTCGTCGCGCCAGGCCAGATTCTCCCGAACGACCCGACGCAACTCGTCGAGGGGGGAGGAATCGAGGCGGAAAGTCGCAGTGAGGACGATGTCGCGCCGCCGTTGGAGGATCGAGCGGTCGTACCCGAACTCGAAATAGTCGGCGCCGACCGTGCGCCGCTCCCCCTCCTCGCTCAGAATCTCCGCGGACTCGAGGACTTCCTCGATGAATACGGTGCGATCCCGTGCGGGCTCCGGGGAGAGGAAGTGGAGATTCTGCCAGAGCGCCCCCCCCACCGTGCTGGGGATTCCGACGAAGTGATGAAGGCCGCCCAGCTCTCGGCGTAGGGTGGCCTGGATGAGATCCGGGAAACACTCGACTCCGGCTCCGGCCCGGACCCTTCCGTCGTCGAGAAAGTGGATTCCCCCGACCTCGGAGCGGATGACGAGCCCGCGGAATCCCGCGTCCGCCACGAGGATGTTCGCCCCCCGGCCGAGGAGGAAGTGAGGGAGACCGAGCTCGCGAGCCGCGGCCACCGCCCGGACAAGCTCGTCCGCGGTCCGGGCCCGGACGAAGAGATCCGCCGGACCCCCGATGCGAAAGGTCGTGAACGGGGAGAGGAGGATCTCCCGCTCCAGGGGGAGGTTGCCCAGCCGCTCCTGGAGCGCTTCCACGGGGTGAGGGGTCGGCTTGGCCATGGCGGTCGAAACTACCGGGGACGGGCGACCGTCAACAACGGCCGCGGATCCCACCGAGAAGGGAGGTGTACAGCACCCATTCCCAAATATGCTCGTCTGCCGGCCGGCGCCCCGAAGGGCTCGGACCGCGCAAATGGGGTCCGAATCAAAGGCCGACCTTGGCCGACCTTTTCAGGAGGGGTTGTGATCGCTCGTCCTGCTGTTTTCACGGAGCGCGAGTTGGATGTCATGGCGGTCCTCTGGGACTCCGGCTCGGGAACGGTTGCGGAGGTCAAAGACGGGATCGAGGACGAGCTCGCTTACACGACTGTTCTCACCATCCTGCGAACCCTCGAAGACAAGGGATACGTCGGTCACAAAGAAGAAGGTCGCGCCCATCGGTACCATCCTCTGGTTTCGCGCGAAGAGGCCCAGGCGTCCCACCTCGAGCGCCTCCTGCGGAAGCTCTTCAACAATTCGCCGAGCCTGCTCCTCGACCGCCTCGTTTCGCACCCGGGAATTCCCGCGAAGCGCAGGACGGACCTGAAAAAGGCTCTCGGAACAAAGTCGAAGTAGCGTCTCTCTTCGAATCGCTCAGGCGTCCGCGCCGGGCGTCTTCGAGTCAGGCCCCGCGGGCGATCCTCGGCGGGTGAGCCACCAGGCGGCGACGGCCAGCGGGATGAGCGAAACGAGAACGAGGACGACCGGGTTGTCGAGCGGCCCCGGAGGGCGCGCGGTCAGCTCGAAACGGGTCTCTCCCTCCCCAGCCTCCCCGGAAATCGCGACCGAGATCTCCCACACGCCGGCGTGCGTCAGCACGAAGTGGTTGTGGTAATAACGGGGATCGTCGGACTGGTGGCGCATCGCCGAAACGGCGGGGATGGTAGCCGGAGGGTCCTCTGAGCGGGCCGAGATCCGGACTTCCACATCCTCCGCCACGACCCCCGTTCCCTCGCGCAGGACGAGCACCGATACATGCAACGTGTCCGGGCGCGCCGGCGTCGGGTCCGTGAAAACCGAGACCTGGTACCCTCCGATCGCGGCGTCCGCGATGCGAAGTGTCCCCCCGTTCCCGAGCGCCGAGCCGGCGGCGAAAAGGAGGCCTCCGAGAAGGAACACCGCCTGGAGAAGGGTCCGGGCTCGTTTCATCGCCTCGAAATTCGATCAGGAAGGGCTGGAATCCTTGACCAGGGAAGATAACCCCCATAGAATTAGGCTAGCCTAAAGTTCACATTAGCTTGCCCTAATTCAAAGGGAATTGGCGATTCCTTCGCCTTCCATGAGACTCGGTTTCCACTGCGCCTGGCGCCCTCCGGCTCCGCGTGTGCCCGCGCTCGGACGCGGGGTCGCGTCTCCGCTGGTCTTCGCGCTTCTCGCCCTTGCAGCGGGGTGCGCCTCGAACGACACCCCGGACGACGGCCGGCTGAAGGTCGTGACGACCATCGGGATGATCACCGATATCGTGGAGCGGATTGGCGGTGACCGCGTCGCCGTCCAGGGGCTCATGGGCCCGGGAGTGGACCCACACCTCTATAAGGCGAGCGCCGGCGATGTCCGACTCCTCTCCGAGGCCGAGCTCATCTTTTACAACGGGCTTCACCTCGAGGCGGCGATGTCGGAAGTCCTCGCCGAGATGAACGGGCGGATCCGGACACGGGCCGTCACCGACGGGATTCCACGCGACCAGCTTCTGACGCCTGCGGAGTTTCAGGGGCAATACGATCCCCACGTTTGGTTCGACGTGCGCCTCTGGATGTCCGCGGCGAGGACGGTCGAAGAGACGCTCCGCGAGGTGGATCCGGAAGGCGCTCCGCTCTTCGCGGAGAACCTCGCGGCGCTCCTCGACGAGCTGGAACTCTTGGACGGTTGGGTGCGGAGCCGGGTCCAGGAACTCCCCGTCGAACTGCGCATCCTCATCACCGCCCACGATGCCTTCAACTACTTCGGGCGCGCGTACGGCTTCACCGTCGAGGGACTCCAGGGGCTCTCCACCGTCTCCGAAGCGGGGACCGGGGACGTCCAGAGGCTGGTCCGATTGATCACGGAGCGGGGGATTCCGGCGATTTTTGTCGAATCTTCGATTCCCCGGCGGAATGTCGAAGCGGTCCAGGCCGCGGTGCGGGCGCGGGGAGGCGCTGTCGAGATCGGCGGCCTTCTTTTTTCGGACGCGATGGGGGACCCGGGAACGGACGAGGGGACTTACCCGGGGATGGTGCGGCATAACGTGAGCACGATCGTGGACGCGCTCCTGGGCGGCGGAGGGGGAGGCGGAAGCGAGTGACCGAGCCGGCAATCGAGGTCAACGACCTCACGGTTGCCTACAGGGAGAACCCCGTCCTCTGGGACGTGGATCTCTCTGTGCGCGCAGGCGCCCTCACGGCCATCGTCGGCCCGAACGGAGCGGGAAAGACGACGCTCATCAAGGCCGTTCTCGGGCTCGTGAAACCGGCGGCTGGGCGGGTGCGGGTTCTCGGAAAGAGGTATCGCGACGCGCGCGGGGAGGTGGCGTACGTGCCTCAGCGCGGAACGGTGGACTGGGACTTCCCGACTTCCGTGATTGATGTCGTCCTGATGGGGACGTACGGAAAGCTCGGTTGGGTCCGCCGCCCCGGTGAAAAGGAACGAGCCGCCGCCGGCGACGCGCTAGAGAAGGTGGGGATGGAGGCCTTCGCCGAGCGGCAGATCAGCCAGCTCTCCGGAGGGCAGCAGCAGCGCGTCTTTCTGGCGCGGGCCCTGGTCCAGGCGGCGAAAGTCTATCTCATGGACGAACCCTTCCAGGGTGTGGACGCGCGGACCGAGCGTGCGATCGTCGAGGTCCTTCACGAGCTACGGGCGCGGGGCGACACGGTCGTCGCGGTGCACCATGCCCTCCAGACCGTGCCCGAATACTTCGACGATGTCGCTCTCCTGAACGTCCGCAAGATCGCCTCGGGACCCGTCGCGGAGGTCTTCACCGAGGAGAACCTCCGCATGGCATACGGCGGGAGGATTCCCTTCCTTCAGGCGGTTGCGGGGCAGGCGGCCCCGCGAGACCCGGGCGCGCGGGCACCGGGGGCTCCGTGAGTCTTCGGGAGCTCTTCGAACTCCTTCTCTTCGACTACACGCTTCGGACGGTCGCGCTGGGCGCGGCGGCACTGGGTGCCGCGGCGGGCGCGCTCGGATGTTTCGCCCTCTTGCGCCGTCAGAGCCTCCTCGGTGACGCGATCGCGCACGCCGCCCTTCCCGGGATCGGAATCGCCTTCCTGCTCACCGGATCGCGCGCGGCCCCCGTCCTCATTCTCGGTGCGGCGATCGCGGGGTGGATCGGAACTCTGATCGTTCTCGGGATCGTGCGAAGCTCGCGCATTCCTCCCGATTCGGCGCTCGGAATCGTGCTCTCGGTCTTTTTTGGGCTCGGCCTGGTCATTCTGACCTTCGTGCAGCGCCTCCCGACGGCGGCGCAGGCCGGTCTCGACACCTTTCTCTTCGGTCAGGCCGCGACCCTTCTCGGCCGGGACGTCGCGATGATCGCCTCCGTCGGCGCCGTCGCGCTTCTCTTCGTCGTCCTCTTCTGGAAGGAGTTCAAGCTCCTCGCCTTCGACCCCGAGTTCGGGGCCTCGATCGGCCTGCCGGTGGTTCGGGTGGAGATTCTCCTCACGACCCTGCTCGTCGTGGCAATCGTGATCGGGCTTCAGACCGCCGGCGTGGTCCTGATGAGCGCTCTCGTGGTCGCCCCGGCCGCGGCCGCGCGGCAGTGGACCGACTCGCTCGGGATCATGGTCTTCCTCGCCGCTGGGCTCGGCGCCGCCGCCGGGGCCGGAGGCGCCATGCTGAGCGCCATGGGCGGCGGGATTCCGACCGGCCCGACGATCGTGCTGCTCGCGACCGTGGCGCTCGTGGTCTCCCTTCTCGTCGCCCCGGGGCGGGGGATCGTCTCCGGACTCCTGCGGAGCTTCCGCACCCGCCAGCGAGTCCGCGCGGACTCGGTCCTCGCGGACCTCT
The Gemmatimonadota bacterium DNA segment above includes these coding regions:
- a CDS encoding BlaI/MecI/CopY family transcriptional regulator — protein: MIARPAVFTERELDVMAVLWDSGSGTVAEVKDGIEDELAYTTVLTILRTLEDKGYVGHKEEGRAHRYHPLVSREEAQASHLERLLRKLFNNSPSLLLDRLVSHPGIPAKRRTDLKKALGTKSK
- the murB gene encoding UDP-N-acetylmuramate dehydrogenase; this encodes MAKPTPHPVEALQERLGNLPLEREILLSPFTTFRIGGPADLFVRARTADELVRAVAAARELGLPHFLLGRGANILVADAGFRGLVIRSEVGGIHFLDDGRVRAGAGVECFPDLIQATLRRELGGLHHFVGIPSTVGGALWQNLHFLSPEPARDRTVFIEEVLESAEILSEEGERRTVGADYFEFGYDRSILQRRRDIVLTATFRLDSSPLDELRRVVRENLAWRDERHPDLWLYPCVGSIFRKLEGIGAGRLIDECGLKGRVFGAAAIFHKHANIIVNLGGATAAEVCALVDLARETVLRQLGHELVPEISFIGDFGTP
- a CDS encoding metal ABC transporter permease, which gives rise to MSLRELFELLLFDYTLRTVALGAAALGAAAGALGCFALLRRQSLLGDAIAHAALPGIGIAFLLTGSRAAPVLILGAAIAGWIGTLIVLGIVRSSRIPPDSALGIVLSVFFGLGLVILTFVQRLPTAAQAGLDTFLFGQAATLLGRDVAMIASVGAVALLFVVLFWKEFKLLAFDPEFGASIGLPVVRVEILLTTLLVVAIVIGLQTAGVVLMSALVVAPAAAARQWTDSLGIMVFLAAGLGAAAGAGGAMLSAMGGGIPTGPTIVLLATVALVVSLLVAPGRGIVSGLLRSFRTRQRVRADSVLADLYALAAQHGEGTEHAHPVAVLRAMQPRANGVEGSLRALAEMGWARESRPGAWTLTRSGVERARTLFLPEHDA
- a CDS encoding zinc ABC transporter substrate-binding protein — encoded protein: MRLGFHCAWRPPAPRVPALGRGVASPLVFALLALAAGCASNDTPDDGRLKVVTTIGMITDIVERIGGDRVAVQGLMGPGVDPHLYKASAGDVRLLSEAELIFYNGLHLEAAMSEVLAEMNGRIRTRAVTDGIPRDQLLTPAEFQGQYDPHVWFDVRLWMSAARTVEETLREVDPEGAPLFAENLAALLDELELLDGWVRSRVQELPVELRILITAHDAFNYFGRAYGFTVEGLQGLSTVSEAGTGDVQRLVRLITERGIPAIFVESSIPRRNVEAVQAAVRARGGAVEIGGLLFSDAMGDPGTDEGTYPGMVRHNVSTIVDALLGGGGGGGSE
- a CDS encoding metal ABC transporter ATP-binding protein, giving the protein MTEPAIEVNDLTVAYRENPVLWDVDLSVRAGALTAIVGPNGAGKTTLIKAVLGLVKPAAGRVRVLGKRYRDARGEVAYVPQRGTVDWDFPTSVIDVVLMGTYGKLGWVRRPGEKERAAAGDALEKVGMEAFAERQISQLSGGQQQRVFLARALVQAAKVYLMDEPFQGVDARTERAIVEVLHELRARGDTVVAVHHALQTVPEYFDDVALLNVRKIASGPVAEVFTEENLRMAYGGRIPFLQAVAGQAAPRDPGARAPGAP
- a CDS encoding MATE family efflux transporter, whose protein sequence is MTLRPGRADFASVIRLALPVAGVQVGLTAMGVVDTLMVGRVSAADLAAVALGNLYFFVVGIFGLGILLALDPVMAQAVGAGDREAAARGMQRGLALALVLGVVTALVLIPGEAVFRFARQPAEVIPIAAGYARGSILGAVPFFLFIVFRQSLQAMGRVSPIFWTAVFGNVANVFLNWVLIWGHLGVPPLGAVGSAWATSLSRWVLAIGLLVVAWPLLAPLLRPWRAEVGRIAPLLRMLSIGIPIGMQFVLEFGAFALTGILMGWLGTEPMAGHQIALNLSVFTFMVPMGIGAASAVLVGQGIGRGDAPGARRAAGASLSLALAFMSAAALVFLFFPEPLGRLFTGDPGVVAIVAVLLPIAGVFQISDGLQAVAAGVLRGAGDTRVPMLANILGFWLVGLPVSGFLGFGLGWGPAGLWWGLAAGLAAVAALLLLRVRVRFRRDLERLAVEG